The sequence below is a genomic window from Candidatus Eisenbacteria bacterium.
ATACTCGACGTGCGCTGTCGCAATCGTAATACCTCGCGCCTTCTCTTCCGGCGCTTTATCAATACTGTCGAAGGAACGTACTTCCGCCTGCCCCGTCTTCGCCAAATACATCGTGATCGCCGACGTTAGTGTTGTCTTTCCGTGATCCACGTGCCCGATCGTTCCGACGTTCACGTGCGGCTTCGTCCGCTCAAACCTCGCCTTGGCCATCCTTCGAGACCCTCCTCGTTTGTCCTCTCGCCTCGAGAGTCCCCCATATCTAATGACATTATGGAGGCACGGGCTGGGATCTATTTTTCAACCTGAGCCGGAAAATTCAGAAACCCGGCGCTTCGGATTGACTCCACCAAACAACACAAAACTCTGCTGAGCCCACGACCAGAATCGAACTGGTGACCTTTTGCTTACCATGCAAATGCTCTACCGACTGAGCTACGTGGGCCCATCGAACAACAGATGAACCTGAGCGGGAAACGAGATTCGAACTCGCGACCCTCAGCTTGGAAGGCTGATGCTCTACCCCTGAGCTACTCCCGCCTATCACAGCTGACATCCCTGAGATCAGGGCAACATGGGGATTATCCCATGAAAGCTTTCTGTGGGGGGGGGAGGATTCGAACCTCCGAAGTCGTCCGACGACAGATTTACAGTCTGTTCCCTTTGTCCACTCGGGAACCCCCCCAATCCAATCAAACACCGCGATTGGATTCACAACCCTGCCGCAAGAGACTTCCAGCGCTG
It includes:
- the tuf gene encoding elongation factor Tu (EF-Tu; promotes GTP-dependent binding of aminoacyl-tRNA to the A-site of ribosomes during protein biosynthesis; when the tRNA anticodon matches the mRNA codon, GTP hydrolysis results; the inactive EF-Tu-GDP leaves the ribosome and release of GDP is promoted by elongation factor Ts; many prokaryotes have two copies of the gene encoding EF-Tu) — protein: MAKARFERTKPHVNVGTIGHVDHGKTTLTSAITMYLAKTGQAEVRSFDSIDKAPEEKARGITIATAHVEY